The proteins below come from a single Aegilops tauschii subsp. strangulata cultivar AL8/78 chromosome 6, Aet v6.0, whole genome shotgun sequence genomic window:
- the LOC109735804 gene encoding urease accessory protein F, with translation MDGEHSALKKMRLEDAEDSAISQVPATASSMHQQLFWSQWQLLDSILPTGGFAHSYGLEAAMQSRIVNNQEDLRLFLIQVVDNIGSLLLPFVFCASRSPDAAAWVKLDQLLDATLTNEVGRKASTSQGSALLRVAASVFTEIQPLQDLRRTFLGSTSVSFHHAPIFGLICGLVGFDSETTQRAYMFVAMRDVISAATRLNLIGPLAASVLQHQVAPDAEKMLQKWRDRDVSEASQTAPLLDALQGCHAYMFSRLFCS, from the coding sequence ATGGACGGGGAACACTCGGCTTTGAAGAAAATGAGATTGGAGGACGCAGAGGATTCTGCGATCAGTCAAGTGCCTGCCACGGCGTCGAGCATGCATCAGCAATTGTTCTGGAGCCAGTGGCAGCTACTGGACTCCATTCTCCCCACGGGTGGTTTCGCACACTCCTACGGCCTGGAAGCTGCTATGCAATCGCGCATAGTGAACAACCAGGAAGACCTGAGGCTGTTCCTCATCCAGGTGGTGGACAACATTGGAAGCCTGCTGCTTCCATTCGTGTTCTGCGCCAGTAGGTCTCCTGACGCTGCGGCATGGGTCAAGCTAGATCAGCTGCTGGACGCTACGTTGACGAATGAGGTCGGCAGGAAGGCGTCCACGTCGCAAGGCTCGGCTCTGTTGAGGGTGGCCGCGTCTGTCTTCACTGAGATCCAGCCGCTGCAGGATCTCCGAAGGACATTTCTCGGTTCCACAAGCGTGTCGTTTCACCATGCCCCGATATTTGGGTTGATATGTGGGCTGGTTGGATTTGACAGCGAGACAACGCAGCGCGCTTACATGTTTGTGGCAATGAGGGATGTGATCTCCGCCGCGACGAGGCTCAATCTGATAGGACCGCTTGCTGCTTCGGTTCTGCAGCACCAGGTTGCGCCTGATGCCGAGAAGATGCTGCAAAAGTGGAGGGACCGTGATGTCTCTGAAGCATCACAGACTGCGCCGCTGCTTGACGCGTTGCAAGGCTGCCATGCTTACATGTTCTCTAGGCTGTTTTGCTCTTGA
- the LOC109735805 gene encoding 4-hydroxyphenylpyruvate dioxygenase: MPPTPTTPAATGAGAAAAVTPEHAWPRRMVRFNPRSDRFHTLSFHHVEFWCADAASAAGRFAFALGAPLAARSDLSTGNSVHASQLLRSGNLAFLFTAPYANGCDAATASLPSFSADAARRFSADHGLAVRSIALRVADAAEAFRASVDGGARPAFSPVDLGRGFGFAEVELYGDVVLRFVSHPDGTDVPFLPGFEGVSNPGAVDYGLTRFDHVVGNVPELASAAAYVAGFTGFHEFAEFTTEDVGTAESGLNSMVLANNSEGVLLPLNEPVHGTKRRSQIQTFLEHHGGPGVQHIAVASSDVLRTLREMRARSAMGGFDFLPPPLPKYYEGVRRIAGDVLSEAQIKECQELGVLVDRDDQGVLLQIFTKPVGDRPTLFLEMIQRIGCMEKDERGEEYQKGGCGGFGKGNFSELFKSIEDYEKSLEAKQSAAVQGS; encoded by the exons ATGCCGCCCACCCCCACCACCCCCGCAGCCACCGGCGCCGGCGCTGCCGCCGCGGTGACGCCGGAGCACGCGTGGCCGCGCCGAATGGTCCGCTTCAACCCGCGCAGCGACCGCTTCCACACGCTCTCCTTCCACCACGTCGAGTTCTGGTGCGCggacgccgcctccgccgccggccgCTTCGCCTTCGCGCTCGGCGCGCCGCTCGCCGCCAGGTCCGACCTCTCCACGGGGAACTCCGTGCACGCCTCCCAGCTGCTCCGCTCGGGCAACCTCGCCTTCCTCTTCACCGCGCCCTACGCCAACGGCTGcgacgccgccaccgcctcccTGCCCTCCTTCTCCGCCGACGCCGCGCGCCGGTTCTCCGCGGACCACGGGCTCGCGGTGCGCTCCATAGCGCTGCGCGTCGCGGACGCCGCCGAGGCCTTCCGCGCCAGCGTCGACGGGGGCGCGCGCCCGGCCTTCAGCCCCGTGGACCTCGGCCGCGGCTTCGGCTTTGCGGAGGTCGAGCTCTACGGCGACGTCGTGCTCCGCTTCGTCAGCCATCCGGACGGCACGGACGTGCCCTTCTTGCCGGGGTTCGAGGGCGTGAGCAACCCGGGTGCCGTGGACTACGGCCTGACGCGGTTTGACCACGTCGTCGGCAACGTCCCGGAGCTTGCTTCCGCCGCCGCCTACGTAGCCGGCTTCACGGGTTTCCATGAGTTCGCCGAGTTCACGACGGAGGACGTGGGCACGGCCGAGAGCGGGCTCAACTCGATGGTGCTCGCCAACAACTCGGAGGGCGTGCTGCTGCCGCTCAACGAGCCGGTGCACGGCACCAAGCGCCGGAGCCAGATACAGACGTTCCTGGAACACCACGGCGGCCCGGGTGTGCAGCACATCGCGGTGGCCAGCAGCGACGTGCTCAGGACGCTCAGGGAGATGCGTGCGCGCTCCGCCATGGGCGGCTTCGACTTCCTGCCACCCCCGCTGCCGAAGTACTACGAAGGCGTGCGGCGCATCGCCGGGGATGTGCTCTCGGAGGCGCAGATCAAGGAATGCCAGGAGCTGGGGGTGCTCGTCGACAGGGACGACCAAGGGGTGTTGCTACAAATCTTCACAAAGCCAGTGGGGGACAG GCCAACGCTGTTCCTGGAGATGATCCAAAGGATCGGGTGCATGGAGAAGGACGAGAGAGGGGAAGAGTACCAGAAGGGTGGCTGCGGCGGGTTCGGCAAAGGCAACTTCTCCGAGCTGTTCAAGTCCATTGAAGATTACGAGAAGTCCCTTGAAGCCAAGCAATCTGCTGCAGTTCAGGGATCATAG